The following proteins are co-located in the Triticum aestivum cultivar Chinese Spring chromosome 1A, IWGSC CS RefSeq v2.1, whole genome shotgun sequence genome:
- the LOC123052506 gene encoding cell number regulator 6-like, which translates to MAEARRSHPSQYVKLTKDQDASACGPGVEDIRPGELNLPVAVPQLERMKCIQCGQVLPEGHQAPADEPWTTGIFGCAEDPESCWTGLFCPCVLFGRNVQALREDIPWTRPCTCHAVCVEGGIALAILTAIFHGVDPDTSILIGEGLVCSWWICSQYTGIIREKLQKKYHLENSPCDPCIVHCCFHYCANCQEHRERKGRLAENSVVPMTVVNPPPLQEMSMAENNAPTSENEGSKAA; encoded by the exons ATGGCGGAGGCGCGGCGCAGCCACCCGTCGCAGTACGTGAAGCTGACCAAGGACCAGGACGCTTCCGCCTGCGGCCCCGGCGTGGAGGACATCCGCCCTGGCGAGCTCAACCTGCCCGTCGCCGTCCCGCAG CTGGAGCGGATGAAGTGCATCCAGTGTGGGCAGGTGCTGCCTGAGGGCCACCAGGCGCCGGCCGACGAGCCGTGGACAACCGGCATCTTCGGTTGCGCTGAGGACCCCGAGAGCT GCTGGACTGGACTATTCTGCCCCTGTGTGTTGTTTGGACGAAATGTTCAGGCCCTTAGAGAAGATATCCCATGGACAAGACCCTGCACTTGCCATGCTGTCTGCGTTGAAGGTGGCATTGCATTGGCAATTCTCACGGCTATATTCCATGGTGTTGACCCAGACACATCGATCCTGATTGGTGAAGGCCTGGTCTGCAGTTGGTGGATATGCTCTCAATATACTGGTATTATTCGTGAAAAGCTTCAGAAGAAGTATCATCTTGAG AACTCTCCATGCGATCCTTGCATAGTCCACTGCTGCTTCCACTACTGCGCGAACTGTCAGGAGCATCGTGAAAGGAAAGGCCGACTTGCAGAAAACAGTGTTGTTCCAATGACCGTTGTCAACCCACCGCCGCTGCAAGAGATGAGCATGGCTGAGAACAACGCTCCCACATCCGAGAATGAAGGGTCAAAGGCAGCATGA